Proteins co-encoded in one Arachis hypogaea cultivar Tifrunner chromosome 13, arahy.Tifrunner.gnm2.J5K5, whole genome shotgun sequence genomic window:
- the LOC112783305 gene encoding uncharacterized protein: MVSWEDPGRYLGLPTRWGRSKNRALEWIKEKILDKMQGWKEKLLNQAEKEILIKAVIQAIPAFAMNVIKFPKSFCKGIEAAIARFCLWEAREGRNTSWIWKSLLEGRDFLRRKGRWSIGSGTEIDIWEDNWVARIGKIRRCGEEQTIKVSDLIKQGEGWDENRIKELFPGNIAELITRTPISLINKKDNLIWPYRAEGQYSVKSCYRAAKEEKDTKEEIKFNEVSSSQNLKEIWGIIWRLPVPQKIRMFLWKAVEGILPTRNQYIFQQAKINPEQAIINAEYLAVEYHNTTRESSTDHNSSNGIIGDRKRITWRTPPQDRLKVNTDAAFHRDTGKAASAVVVRNWQGKIITGTTTKFITTSALAAEAQAYREALILIKNLQIENCIIETDCLPLVQAVKARTPIAEVDAILRDILQLLEEAPAVRAT, translated from the exons ATGGTGTCATGGGAGGATCCAGGAAGATACTTAGGGCTGCCTACGAGATGGGGAAGATCCAAAAACAGGGCGCTGGAATGGATAAAGGAGAAAATACTTGACAAGATGCAAGGATGGAAAGAGAAGCTTCTAAATCAAGCCGAAAAGGAGATTTTGATAAAAGCAGTAATTCAAGCGATCCCGGCTTTTGCTATGAATGTCATCAAATTTCCAAAATCATTTTGCAAAGGAATCGAGGCTGCAATAGCAAGGTTCTG CCTTTGGGAAGCGAGAGAAGGAAGGAACACGTCATGGATATGGAAAAGCTTGTTGGAGGGAAGGGATTTCCTTAGAAGGAAGGGCAGATGGAGCATAGGGAGTGGAACTGAGATAGATATCTGGGAGGATAATTGGGTGGCAAGAATAGGGAAAATAAGGAGGTGTGGAGAAGAACAAACCATAAAGGTGAGCGATCTAATAAAGCAGGGGGAGGGCTGGGATGAGAACAGAATTAAAGAATTATTCCCGGGAAACATAGCAGAATTAATCACCAGAACACCTATCAGCCTGATTAACAAAAAGGATAATCTGATCTGGCCATACAGAGCCGAAGGACAGTACTCAGTGAAATCATGCTACCGTGCTGCGAAAGAGGAGAAAGATACAAAAGAAGAGATAAAATTCAATGAAGTTTCATCAAGTCAGAATCTTAAGGAGATTTGGGGGATTATATGGAGACTACCAGTGCCACAAAAGATCAGAATGTTCTTATGGAAAGCAGTGGAAGGAATTTTGCCA ACAAGGAACCAATACATATTCCAACAAGCAAAAATCAATCCAGAACAGGCAATAATCAATGCAGAATATCTAGCAGTAGAATACCACAATACAACAAGGGAGAGCAGCACAGATCATAATTCAAGCAATGGCATAATTGGTGATAGAAAGAGAATTACCTGGAGAACCCCACCACAAGATAGGTTGAAGGTCAATACTGACGCAGCGTTCCATAGGGATACAGGTAAGGCAGCCTCAGCCGTCGTTGTTAGGAATTGGCAGGGCAAGATCATTACTGGGACAACAACAAAATTTATCACAACTTCAGCACTAGCAGCAGAGGCTCAGGCATACAGAGAAGCTCTCATTCTCATAAAGAACTTACAAATAGAAAATTGTATAATTGAAACAGATTGTTTACCTCTGGTCCAAGCCGTTAAGGCAAGAACGCCAATAGCGGAGGTGGACGCAATTCTCAGAGACATTCTGCAACTGCTAGAAGAGGCGCCAGCTGTAAGAGCTACCTAG